From a region of the Fimbriiglobus ruber genome:
- a CDS encoding MFS transporter, with protein MGVDESESVGGQKRAGETVYIVLAALSVSHLLNDLMQSLIPAVYPVFKETYDLNYTQVGLITFTFQVTASLLQPVVGLYTDRRPQPYSLAAGMAFTLTGLVLLSVANHFYSILLAAGLIGIGSSVFHPESSRVARLASGGRYGFAQSLFQVGGNAGTALGPLLAAFIVVPWGQPSIAWFSAVALLAMAVLIGVGRWYQRQLMARIAKSKTGGGESRPGLSRTRIGVSIVILLLLIFSKYFYLVSLSNYYTFYLIDKFGVSVQEAQVYLFIFLGAVAVGTVAGGPVGDRVGFKTVIWVSILGVLPFTLVLPYVGLFWTAVLTVPIGMILASAFSAIIVYAQELVPSKVGTIAGLFFGFAFGMGGLGAAALGGLADKTSIEFVYRVCSFLPAIGLLTGFLPNLERARPK; from the coding sequence ATGGGAGTGGACGAAAGTGAATCGGTGGGAGGGCAGAAACGTGCTGGGGAAACGGTCTACATCGTGCTAGCGGCGCTGAGCGTTTCGCACCTTCTCAACGACCTGATGCAATCGCTGATCCCGGCCGTTTACCCGGTCTTTAAAGAGACGTACGACCTCAACTATACCCAGGTCGGGCTGATTACCTTCACGTTTCAAGTGACGGCGTCCCTCCTGCAACCGGTCGTCGGCTTGTACACGGACCGGCGGCCGCAGCCCTATTCGCTGGCGGCCGGCATGGCTTTCACCCTCACGGGCCTCGTACTCTTGTCGGTGGCCAACCATTTTTACAGTATCCTCCTTGCCGCCGGGTTGATCGGGATCGGGTCGTCGGTGTTCCACCCGGAGTCGTCCCGCGTCGCCCGACTCGCGTCCGGCGGCCGGTATGGGTTCGCCCAATCGCTGTTCCAGGTCGGTGGCAATGCCGGGACGGCCCTCGGCCCGCTCCTGGCGGCTTTCATCGTCGTGCCGTGGGGGCAGCCGAGTATCGCGTGGTTTTCCGCCGTTGCGCTGCTGGCGATGGCCGTGTTGATCGGTGTCGGCCGGTGGTATCAGAGGCAACTGATGGCCCGGATCGCGAAGTCGAAGACGGGCGGAGGCGAAAGCCGGCCGGGACTGTCGCGTACCCGCATCGGCGTCTCGATTGTCATTTTACTGTTGCTGATTTTCTCGAAATACTTCTACCTGGTCAGCCTGAGCAATTACTACACCTTTTACCTGATCGACAAGTTCGGGGTCTCGGTCCAGGAAGCACAAGTCTACCTGTTCATCTTCCTCGGGGCGGTGGCCGTCGGCACCGTCGCGGGCGGACCCGTCGGCGACCGGGTGGGGTTCAAGACGGTGATCTGGGTGTCGATCCTGGGCGTCCTCCCGTTCACCCTGGTCCTCCCGTACGTCGGGCTATTCTGGACGGCCGTGTTGACGGTGCCCATCGGCATGATTCTGGCGTCGGCGTTCTCCGCGATTATCGTGTATGCCCAGGAACTGGTGCCCAGCAAGGTCGGGACGATTGCCGGCCTCTTCTTCGGGTTCGCGTTCGGTATGGGCGGTCTCGGGGCGGCCGCTCTGGGCGGCCTGGCCGACAAGACGAGCATCGAGTTCGTTTACCGCGTCTGCTCGTTTCTTCCAGCGATCGGGCTGCTAACGGGGTTCCTGCCAAACCTCGAACGAGCCCGCCCGAAATAG